The genomic region TTTGAAACCCGTCTCGGACTTGCTGCGCGAGGAAATGAGGCTGGCAGAAGCCAGAATAGAACATCTTCAAAACAGGCTGTCGCTTTCGCGCAGCGTGCTTCGCATTGCCGTGCACATGCCGGACATGACCATCGAAAAACTCGCAGGAAAGAGTTGATCAGCCCTGTTTGTCAGGCCAAGACCTGGATGGGTGCCTCAACAGCTAGAGCGTGTCCGGCTTAAATGGAATCGTTTGAGCGCCGGGAGTTTGGTCTTCGGCAAGGAGGAAAATGCGACGCAGTGCAGGCACTGTTAGTATTTTCCGACGCTGCCCGAAGGGCAAGGAACCAAGTTCAAACGATTCCATTTAAGCCGGACACGCTCTAACGCATGACGAACGGGTTTGCCATGGGGTGGTCGGAAGTGCTGATCCAGGTGGTCTTGGTGCGTGTGTAATCATGGATCGCATCCATGCCCGCCTCGCGGCCATAGCCCGACTGGTTGAAGCCGCCAAACGGCGCAATGGGCGAGACTGCCCGATAGGTGTTTACCCAGCATATCCCGGCCCGGATGCGGGCGGAAACCCGGTGTGCCCTGGCAAGATCGTTTGTGAAGATGCCCGACCCCAGGCCGTAATCCGTTTCATTGGCAAGAGCGATGGCTTCAGCTTCCGTTTCGAAGGGGTATAGCGACATGACCGGGCCGAACATCTCGGTCTTCAGCGTTTGCGTCTCCGGCTGCGTACACTCGACAAGCGTGGGAGCCATATAGTTGCCGGGGCGTTGCAGCCGCGCGCCGCCAAACCGGATGACGGCCCCCTGCTCCACCGAACGCGCAAGCGTGGTTTCGATGGTCTTTATCTGTGCTGCGGTGCACAACGGCCCTACATGGGTGTTCGCATCCAGCGGGTCGCCGACGACAATCGACTTGGCCTTATCCTCAAGCCTGGCGGCAATCTGCTCCATGACCGAACGCTGTACGAAGGCACGCGACCCGGCAACGCAGCTCTGCCCCGACGCGCCGAAATTGCCGGCAATCAGCCCGTTGGTTGCGCCCTCGATATCGGCATCCTCAAACACGAGAATGGGCGACTTGCCGCCCAGTTCCAGTGATGTGACGGCGAAGTTCTCCGCCGAGTTCCGCACCACGTGACGTGCCGTTTCAGGCCCGCCGGTAAAGGCAATGCGGTCGACATCGCGATGCCGTGTCAACGGAATTGCGCAGTTCTCCGCATCCCCCGTGATTACCGAAACAACGCCGGGCGGAAAGCCTGCCTCTTCAATCAGTCGTGCAAATTCAAGCATTGGCGCCGGCGCGACTTCCGAGGCTTTCAACACCACTGTGCAACCGGCAGCCAGCGCCGGTCCGACCTTGGTTGCGGCAAGAAACATCTGG from Salaquimonas pukyongi harbors:
- a CDS encoding aldehyde dehydrogenase, whose protein sequence is MSHYQLYIDGRWCEGAAGQIMSSQNPATGEDWATFACAAPEDVERAVGAARRALQEPQWRDMTQSARGNLLFRLADLIEQNAGRLGEIETTDSGKLLAETAAQTGYVGQYYRYYGGLADKIEGAVLPIDKPDMHVFTRREPIGVVAAIVPWNAQMFLAATKVGPALAAGCTVVLKASEVAPAPMLEFARLIEEAGFPPGVVSVITGDAENCAIPLTRHRDVDRIAFTGGPETARHVVRNSAENFAVTSLELGGKSPILVFEDADIEGATNGLIAGNFGASGQSCVAGSRAFVQRSVMEQIAARLEDKAKSIVVGDPLDANTHVGPLCTAAQIKTIETTLARSVEQGAVIRFGGARLQRPGNYMAPTLVECTQPETQTLKTEMFGPVMSLYPFETEAEAIALANETDYGLGSGIFTNDLARAHRVSARIRAGICWVNTYRAVSPIAPFGGFNQSGYGREAGMDAIHDYTRTKTTWISTSDHPMANPFVMR